The window aCGCCGGAAACAATCTTACTTGAAGTatgatcaaatattaaaaacaatgtatttatttattttaggtctccaggaagaaagaaaaaaaggaaaaaaataagctATTTAGTTAAGGTATTTAtgtaacttttattattaatctATTTAGTATAGTAGTAACTGAATTGTGGTTTtttcttgataattttttttgtaaaatcttaattttttttgttactattagttttaaaaaaaaattcacctcAAAATTTGCTTTaggtttaaaattatgtttggcCTAGCCTCTGTCATGATTTACAATTTATTAGGAGTTTCATgctgaataaaataaagttaatatatTACTTGATGTGATATTAAGTCTTAGATTCTTCCACTTAATAGACTAATTTTTTTGAGTTAAACTATTATTATCTTGTGCTTAAGTTATAACAATTGTTGTCTTTATTGAGAGTTGGACTACAGAAAAAACTATCTAACTATAGTCTGGATTAAGTTCGCACATAATAAATTAGTCTTTTGGTTAAGCTCTTGTCTTGTGTTTAAGTCTTCATACATTCCCTTTTGATTAATCTTGtaccaaaagtaaaaaacaaaatttaaaaaattactttttcgtAAGTTTGTATGGAAGGCTGACAATTTGTTCATCTTCACGAGACATTTTGTACACATTTAAGTATTTGATTTATCAATCAAATTATACATAGcaacaaaaagaaacaattatgaaatgttaacagaataaaaaaatagtaagagATTAAAAAGGAAGCCTGATGATTGAGAAAAGTGTAACAGACTTGAAAGACCAGAAACTATGTTACATGCTTATGCGTACAAAGAAGCCAACCCAAACATTATTATAATATCACAcgaaaaaaaacccaaaatcaACCCATTCTTCGTATGCATACACATAACAGCCTATCTACAAAGCAATAAAACCATGATAACATTCCGAAATCCTAAAAACTATTCAGCCTTCAACACTTTTCCTCTGCTGTGGACCCATTTGCATAGCTGGTTGTTTGGGTTTCTTAGGCTTGAACCAAAGTGCACATACCGCAAACgctacaaaattaatgaaactaaGTATGGTAAGCAGTGCATAGAACAAGTCGAGCCTGCCCTTGTTTATGTTGTCTGCTAGCCACCCTTGGCCGTCTCTTGTCCCAGTAACTTTCTTAACAACCGAGACAAGGAAACTGCTGATGAAGAAACCGAGAGACAAAGTTGTGAGAAAGAGACCCGTGCTCATGGTTTTCATTCCTTTTGGCGACCTTGTTATGAAGAAATCAAGCTGGCCTGTGTATATGAATGCTTCACCAGAACCCACCAAGAAGAACTGTGGGATCAGGAGGAAAACGCTTATAGGCAGTGTTGTTGCTTGGTTTCCACCACTTACACTTTTTGCCGCGGATAACCGTTTCCTCTCGCACACTGAAGCAGCCGCCATTCCAAAAATGGAAAATACAAGCCCAATTGCTATCCTTTGTAGGTCTGTGAAACCTGGGacacatgaaaaaaataaacattaaattttgtgagacaGGATACCAACATGCATGTTATTTGTTCAGTTCATTATATATAATGTATCAGCAGATATTAATGTTTtagaatgttaatttttttaataaaattcaaaaaacttATCGATTTTAGAGAATTCACATTCATAATAGACATAGAACTATTGTGCGTCAAATAACATTACTTTATATTTCCATTCAGTTgactatatattaatatatatgatccAAAATGGTCAATCAGGCGTATGTTAAATATGTATGGGCTTCACATGCAGCTTTCTGCTTGtgctaaatataataataataatattacgattaatcatgaaaaaataattttataatgtataATGTCAACAATTATATAATATCAGAGGAAGTAAGTTTGCTTAGGGCATGGACGTACTTTGATCTCATGTAGTAGTTTCTGAAGTAACTAAATCTAATAATGCATGTGCTGTCTTGCATATATACCTGGTTTCCCGTTCCACTTTTTCCAAAGGGGCATGATGAGTCGGTCATACACAGCCAGAGTGATTAGTATTGCAGCCACAAAAAAGACTGTGAGAGAGCCAGCAGGGATTTGGAAACTCCCAATATTCCTTTCCATGGTGGAGGCTTGCTCAACTGAAAAGGTGATCATCTGTGCGTAAATGGTCCAAAATATGATGGTTGTGGCCCACACTGGCAGAAGTCTCACCATCATTTTCACCTCCTCTACCCTTGTTAGTGAGCATAATTTCCATGGGTTTGATTCAGAACCACATACATTTGTCTCAAAATCACCTTCTGCCACAATGGCAGCTTTCTCCAAGAAactatacaattaaaaaaaaaaagtgtgaggAAATTATTTAGACGTCACAATTTTGTTAAACCACGCAAAATTATTTGCTAGCTCCCACAAGGGTGAACAAAGATAATAATAAGCTTGATTAATTATTACCGGAACTGTTCGGTGTGCTCTATTCTTGAAGCCTCAGGAGTGTCCTCATACAAAGAACCAACATTGTATGGGAGTTGcctcttccttttctttattgATGCTGCTATAACTTGGAAAATGTGGACAATGGGGCTTCCCAAACTCCTCTTGTATCTGTATCTTTTAGTTCCTGATAAGAACACGATAATGGCTATGATCATAGAAACAGAACATATTCCATACGCCAAGCTGCGACTCACTTCATCTTGCAGATAGACAAGTACTGTGACAGCTGCCAGAGTTCCAAAactgatgaagaagaaaaacctGTTGAAGAAATAGGCCATTTGGGATTTCTCCTTCTCATCTTTCTCATCGAATTGGTCAGAACCAAATCCTGAAACACTGGACTTCAGGCCACCAGTTCCTAGTGCAATAAGGTACAGTGACAAGTACAAGATTCCCATTTGGAATCCGTTGGCTTGTTTGCAACTGTCACTGTTAGCATGGCAAGGTGGTGGACGTAGCCCTGGCAATTTTGTTGAGATTGCTAATGTAGCAGTACCCTGATGAAATCACCATACATATATAGTTAACACTTTCCACTTTGTACAAAGTGTAAATTACATGTactcttctttacttttattacaccTGATATTCTTCTGTTTTTTAACCTTATAAAAAATGATCTCTTAATTTTTGGGCTTTTGATCGTTACACTGACTCCTCCTCTTAGGCATAAATTAACCGTTACACCGACGACTCCCCTCTAAggagtaaaatatgtttcaCGATCCCCACTCAGGAAGGTTTAAagcaatgtaaaaaaattataaggataTCAGGTGTAATAAAAACAAGAACTCAGGAGAAAGGTGCGTGTAATTTACTCTTAGATAAATGAATATGTCAACAAGGTTGACTTTTTATAACAAAAGTAGTCACCAGTAATTAATGTAACTAACCAGCGTTTGTATTGAAGCAAAGATTCCAATTGTCTTGTATCTGCCAAGGAAGGAATCTGCTAGAAAACCTCCCAGCAAACACAGGAGAAATGATGTGCCCATAAAGTCAGTCACAGTATTGGCTGCAGTTGAGCTTGGCAGATGCATGATTGAGATCATGTATGTTACCAGGTTCACTGCAATCCCCATGGTGGAGAGCCTCTCCACTATTTCAATCCCTGTAAGAATTTTTAGAGTTAATTACCTTCTATTAATTTATGTAACTTATTTATTCTGAAAATTAATATTGGCTTCATCTTAATCTTTTGTGCACAAAAAAGGGAATGAAAAAAGGTTTTGGAGAAGCAGGTCATGATTATCGCATGtgtcataatataaaattaaaaaaataaagtgaattaATTGTGTTCGTAAGTAGAGGCTGTAAGTGAAAAGTGAATTCCctaatatattgaaaaaagCCGAAAATGAATGGATAAAGTAAGCTCAACTTTTAGAAAGTGAGGtaataaaataagatgaaaagGAGTAGACGAATGGGATATTGTTATATTCATTCACATCATAAAGATTGTATGTAATATTATGCTTTTCTCTTCTCCAAGTCCAAACAGAAGGTGACATATGAATTTATCCTCAATCAGAAGTATTTACATGCTTTGGTTAATTAGTATTCCACTTGGTTTGTCTCCTTCCCCAGATGCAATCATTGCCTCCAAAAATATTAGATAGAATAAAATGGAATATTACAGCAGGCTAATATGTAAAACCGTTTTTGCACCATAAACTTTTAGGAGCCTTGTCTGCTTCAAGATACTGTTGCTACGAGGAGCCGTGTTGGCCAcaacaacatatataattcactagcGTCTATTTATAATGTCTTACAATCTTCTAAGGAacatattttgtgaatattaaaATGGGACAAGAAAAGTATCCCCTTAAACTTTggggtttatttttaaaacgtgTGTATACCAGAAAGATAAACAGTGAGatataaagataattaaatatgatactGTATAccgtgttaattttttaaaacgtgtagtaataattatataacGAAACTAGCTGtttaaagtttcattttttatataaaattaatttatattttttcacacGATCAACTAAATAGAAATCATACCGGATAAAAAAGATGATAAACTTACATGAATATGTATGATTGGATAAATCTTTTAAAGTGTCGGTACATttgaattaatttcattaattgttTAAACCAGTTAGTGCATGTTTGAGTTTTTGTTTGCAGTAGCACCTTGACTGTTTGCAAAAACAAATCCTTCGATATCTTTTGGATTCACAGGCTGAGTAATCGATTTTCACTTAGTCTTTAAAAGTGCAAACTCCTATAGACTTTGTATGCACCAACACCCTATCACCGTTTGATGaaccacttttttttcctgcaatATGTGAGTTGCCTTAACTTGCAGCCAAGACATGGCTTCTATAATTTGTCCAAGAAAACATGCACACCCACATGAAGGTGAAGGAAGTTATCATATTGTAGGTCTGTTGtagtatatattatttgaatgttATCTTCTCTCTAACTCTAACTCTAATGTATTACACATTCCAAAAGCAGTAGCACAAACATGAGATATAGAGAAGTCGTACAAACCTAAAATAAGAGCTGCGGGTACCCAACCACCTGTTTTGGACCTGTCTGCAGGGAAGCCTTTATAGTTCACAGCGTCTGCAACTGTCCAACTCATTTTCTCCTCCTGAAATAAAgtgacaaaatatttattaaaaaaagtatataacatTTGAAGTTACATGGTGCCATATATGGACCAAAAACTATTCAGCAACAGATCTTAACCATTTTCTTAAGTTCCAcgaagaaaagaaacttaagtGCTACAATAGAGAGGCCTAGGTGGGAAGCTTTGTTCTTCTAAACTTCAACCCACAACTTAAGTTTGTGGTGAGAGGTTCCCCATTTATAGGCAAGGTGGACTCAACAAAAACCAATGACAATCTAAAAGCGACGTCCTGCCACTATTCATTTGAGACAGATcactgtttcttcttcttcttctttttttttccataaagaTAAGGATTAGGTTTGAGGCAATTTTTAGTGGAAGGTTTgaggtaatatatatatatatatatatatatatatatatatatatatatatatatatatatatatatatatatttgctttATTTGTGTAGAACCTCATGGATGAATTTTAATGAGTTTGAACTTGAAGAATCACCCTatacaattatataaatttgtgatgtaattttttatgacaaaataaaaattagattatAGGAATCAAATCAGGGATTCATTGGTTCACCACTAGTTGGATTTTAAAACTATGCATGAAATTCAGTCTCTCATAAACTCTTATAAATACAATCAATGTTATTAGAGTGTGTAAGCATTTATATATATCATCATTTTAGTGAGATCTCTAATACTAACTTGCCTGTCAAAATGTTTGTTTTAGTTACCCTCTCATTATCGAAGTTGAAAGACCCCAGATGTTAGTCCACTCAAAAAACCTTGTCCATCCAACATTCACTATAATTCAGCTCTAGTCAATACTCCACCTTGGATATATCAGCCCAATTCAATTAATCTAAGATACATCACCAACCTTTGTTTTCTGTCAAACAGTGTTCCCATAAAAATCTTACACGTGTTCAATCATTTAATTCGTGCAACTTATCTTTGCTATCAAATAGcagttcttattttattttagcagaAAGGATTGCCGTCAGTTGTTTTGCTTATGTTCTCTCAGCCATGCTATACATATGTTGTTTAAACTTTAGATAATTAATTTCCATTCCTTTAACGACTTTTTTTCCTTGCTGCCACGAGGCTCGGAAAACTATTGTTTAGCTAATATAtctgtctttctttctctaaatCATAATATTGCCGATTCAGCAGGAGGACGagaattaatttgatataaatatGCAAAAGCGGTGTAGCTTAGTGTATTCAAATACACAATGAGTTAAACAATTTGAAAACAAGTGTTGACTCAAATAATTGATACTCAGTGGGTCCCGAAAGTTGACAAAGAATCATCTCTATCTCTCAAACCGTTGCATGCGGAGCATCGACCTTAGCTGAAAGTGAAGATAGATAATAGTATCATacgaatttaataataataataataatgtacaaaGATTACTAAATACGTGAATGTGAAAATTATTCTAACTTAATCAGATAAATGTTTTGGGTTTAAATCTAAATATACAAATGcgttaaatattaaagaaaatttttattttctaaagggACTCTACTAGGTTCAATCAGTAGTATTGCTTCCTCTCATAGATATGtgtaatctaaaaaaaaaaaaaaatcgtataAAGCATAGGCATTACCCACATAAGATCCATGTGGGAGGTATTTTGTGACATCttatatgtattaataataaaataaataaaaaatcataattaattaaaattttttaaaacacatttaaataaaagttttttaaaaggataaaaaacttacattcacttttctaatgttataataaaatttatccaaataaataataaatcatctcggctcaaaacaagtTCGTgcaagacttcatgcaattaatacagAAATCTATAcctcaatgtcacatcctatttgTGTTCTCGCGTCCTTTAGCAtaaggttcttcatagtcatccacctaaccatttgttcccacgaacacaaggttcgagatcatcacaagatccaaacacaaatagcacacgaAGAGTAAATTATCATATTCCTGACTAATAGAGAAAAACGAGATAACATAGATATACACATCATATAAATGAAacacaacttacttaaacataacttACGTCATTCCATCACTTTGTCGCGTAACATTACATCACAACACAATATGTCTCATTCATTTTCGtaacattcacgtactcaaggataAAAACACAATATTACTAAATCAAtaaatatcgatcaatacacaaacattatgcaacaaatacactaagactcaatcctatatgcaatgtggtaccatgctagtgaaaaacctcgtcgggaatttaggagtacatgacaagacaaaccacacactagtaagtcaggtcactctcactaggtaaaatcatagggagactagtcagggtcacactgttttgcgagaatactCCAACTATGTAGGATCGGtacaggcttaaaggagcactcaaatcgggtgtatttacccccaaggcctacactccgaagagttcgtcagggcctctccctcctgattcaggtccaacctagAAAACATTTAGCACGCATACTCTATCTATGAGTTGTACAAAACACATGAatcctcaattattctcaaaataattttatttcgtcgcccttgtgattaaactcgttggGTCCCTTCAATGGtttccatcacaatactcgtcgctcttaaagggtcttatagtcatgtgattgtacaatccatagctcacaactcaatgcatacaatatctcaatgcacatatatattacaagtcaatacatactcaatttatcaaatACACTcagtctcaatcacaatggtataatcctaatttaacatgttatcacacctcatgaatcatatacactttacctatgaactatgcaatacacacgactcctcaattgttctaaaaataattttatctcatcgcgcttgtgattaaacttgtTGGGTGCCCTCAGTGGATcctatcacaatactcgtcgcgcaaaaactcgtcgcccttaaaggatcttataattgtgtgattgcacagttcataactttcaactcaatacacacatctcaatacacatgtatttcactaCCATCACAGGTTTAATTTGTcacttactcacaatttgaattacaatttcataatctcaatgtaatagtttatataaaatgtttttcataACATGGAAAGTAAAatccctcaaataatttcatacaatcattttaaaatcaatgaatcaaatcataggtcaaaaatatgaaaacaccaagagcactcaagtttatcaaccaattcgcattaggacatcaattggtccatcaacacaacaatatcgtatttataattgtaacgaaaaattataattcaataaacatctcaaaataaatccCAATTTAATCCCCTAAGAATTCCTACACATGTTTATTTTAacctcaattgcgataaactcatctcttatctctaagcgggctcatgtGTGTATTCTAACAACGATAACGGTATTTCTAGTAatttcctgagattcctcaagcttttcatTTGATTTGCTCTGATAGAGTttccaaacgttagagagaagaagaagagattaAAGCTTTCATATTGTCTTTGTGCGATTCAATTTTCTCTCTCCATGAATATTATACatcaaatcccaacggtgaaggtgTGCGGAATTGAATTGCAAACCAGATGtccaaatttcatgatgatCCAATGATTAAAGAGGTCAGGATCATAGCTTTACTAAACAGGTTTTGAGTCtctacaagaaaagaaagagctATGATGCGAAGGACATTTCTCTTAGCTCCgacattttttttgcaatttccaATGGTGAGAATGCTCGAAAATGAGTTATGAATCTGGTGCTGAAATGtcacaatgatccaacggttaataaATCCGAAATTGTTAGTTTATTAAGACAAATTTGAGTGTATGCGGGAAATAGAGAAGGTTTTGAAGGGAAAAAGAGTAAACAAGATTGAGAGGAAGGGAAGGCTTAAAGTATGGTGAGTTTgttatagctagggtactcacaacctattatttactctatttatttatttttattattttataaaaagaaactttattttatttcgtatcaaataaataaatcaaatgattttttcttcaaaccgttattttaatatagttatttctctttatttatttaattataaaaatctcaccattttttaaaattttatttcttttttttaaactaaaaaccctttttaatttatttataaaaaatagaatgttaCATATTTCACGTGCAAGGCACTGACTCACGTACCAACAGGCAGCACCAAGATAATTATGGCGTTGCCGTCCAACCATTAGACCAACATGATAAAATCGGAATCCTACTGTTCCAAATAGAGAATGGCCAATCAAACACTCAATCCCCTTTGTGGATCGCCATTCCCCTGCACCTTCTTCCTACCACtaaaaaaactagtaaacaaTTCATGTGTGATGGCAAAAAATACGAGACTTACAACAACAGCAAACATGTGTAGCAGCTACAAAGAATTTTGTTCATTAGTTTTTATAACTCAATTATCCCAACCACTTCACAAGATccatatcttttttattatcatgGCATATCATGATTCACGAGCCAGCCATTGCACATCGCAGTATGAAGACTCCAAGTGATTAAgactcaataattattttatatttgtattccTTTATactaattactttattttttgttgttgtttcaaTTCAATTTGTTTCGTACCCTAAAGTTATGTGGgttgtttctctctcttttttatttttgtaagatTTTGTCTTGGCGGTACTTCTAGTAGGTTCTTAAATCCCCCACTACAGGTAAAGTCCACCCACTTGTGAGCTTATTTTGCCAACTAAGCCACACCTGTGCTTGTGGGTTGTGTCTATCATTATGTTTTCACATAATTCAATCATACAGAGTACTCTGCCTTCTAAATTTTGAGCTCATGATTCCCAAGTTCTATTTCCTAGCTAAGATTGTTGGAAGGGTCAAAGggttaattatcaattttcagtttttttcctttgaacaatcaattttttacaatttattgaATGTAGACAATTGAATTACTAAAAGCAGTGCATTATGGAGAAAATTGCTCGAGTAAACTTTTGAccatgaaaacaattttaaaaaaaaagatggggCAGTTTAATTGTGAATTAGAATATTCGTACAAAAGAAACCAACCATCTCCAAGTTCGTTAAGGACGATGATATTATAGGAAAGATTCACATTATGATTCTTCTTCAATCCCATCAGACTTCCCATTTGCCAATATTAATATAGGTCCACACCTTATGATTTTTCTtcagctattttttttttcatttgataaaacaataataaaagcaCTACTTCAGATATTCCATAAAAAAGGACAAGGGCATATCCTTCCAAATCTTTACGTATTCTCCAACATGCCTGCATTTATCTCCTTCAATGTCTATCTTGATAATGTTGGTTTCATTGACAATTTTTTCTCCAATCACTTTGGGATGGCACAGCAAACCGTTGTAAACAAACCCAAAAGCTGACAAATTTTGAGGATGTGCTGGTTGTATTTGTATACCTCTACTGCTTCCTATACAAGTTGTCAGGTGTAAATTGGCTACCATAAACAATATCCTAAATGTGATTTTGAAAAGGCTTACAAGTTCCAATCAATGAGGGCCACGATGTTCATTGTTGTGATTTGCTTATTCTCATTAGTGGCaagcaaataaattattttcttatgtgATAAGCCTCCCCGTGATGGGAAAACAAACAACTGGCGATAATGCAGAACATgtgcaactggggatggtgttAAAAACCTGCAATTTCATGAGTCGatcaaaataaatgtttttaaatttggatAATCGGTCAAACCACTGATTAAAAGTTTAATGATTTAACCGTATTTgaattataatcaaattaataataataaaaaaaaagaaaaagataatgcCATACCATCATaatattaaagattaaaaaataaaatattattcatagGTTCTTAACATTTAAAGtatatagaaaaatttaaatcaaatatattataatatttaagtctaaagtttcaacaataaatattacatttattaataataacatttatatttaaaatataaaaaaaatggcaaatgttttaagttaatttttcatttttaagaaaatgtagATATGGTGTtctattaagtattttttat of the Glycine max cultivar Williams 82 chromosome 13, Glycine_max_v4.0, whole genome shotgun sequence genome contains:
- the LOC100790795 gene encoding protein NRT1/ PTR FAMILY 6.2 — protein: MEEKMSWTVADAVNYKGFPADRSKTGGWVPAALILGIEIVERLSTMGIAVNLVTYMISIMHLPSSTAANTVTDFMGTSFLLCLLGGFLADSFLGRYKTIGIFASIQTLGTATLAISTKLPGLRPPPCHANSDSCKQANGFQMGILYLSLYLIALGTGGLKSSVSGFGSDQFDEKDEKEKSQMAYFFNRFFFFISFGTLAAVTVLVYLQDEVSRSLAYGICSVSMIIAIIVFLSGTKRYRYKRSLGSPIVHIFQVIAASIKKRKRQLPYNVGSLYEDTPEASRIEHTEQFRFLEKAAIVAEGDFETNVCGSESNPWKLCSLTRVEEVKMMVRLLPVWATTIIFWTIYAQMITFSVEQASTMERNIGSFQIPAGSLTVFFVAAILITLAVYDRLIMPLWKKWNGKPGFTDLQRIAIGLVFSIFGMAAASVCERKRLSAAKSVSGGNQATTLPISVFLLIPQFFLVGSGEAFIYTGQLDFFITRSPKGMKTMSTGLFLTTLSLGFFISSFLVSVVKKVTGTRDGQGWLADNINKGRLDLFYALLTILSFINFVAFAVCALWFKPKKPKQPAMQMGPQQRKSVEG